One Helianthus annuus cultivar XRQ/B chromosome 12, HanXRQr2.0-SUNRISE, whole genome shotgun sequence genomic region harbors:
- the LOC118484994 gene encoding protein HOMOLOG OF MAMMALIAN LYST-INTERACTING PROTEIN 5-like: protein MEEDEDPTEPARGTPTHPIEVSDGSSYHGPQYQGPDSFMALFDRHEWCYTPSHHESQQQQHPRDPSEDPNYEAVTPPPPPAAQPVMPDPPRRRRSNARISTRERDFRFSTPRHSSGSHYPSLPEEGSSSPAQEANSAPVGHNSPQFGDDRPLPPYATNYNPYEPSTQAHYNYNYERDPYVVAARYDARYPDRAQGPPRVPDYSAHGYPAPPRPPAPQAQPRFSPPEQEEILQRLDRVEREFEEEKKSHRGFLKGLASLLKGKKKKRDH, encoded by the coding sequence ATGGAAGAGGATGaagatcctactgaaccagcgcgtggtacgcccacgcatccgatcgAAGTCTCCGATGGATCATCATACCATGGTCCACAATACCAAGGCCctgacagctttatggccttgttcgACCGACACGAGTGGTGTTACACACCATCTCATCATGAGtcgcagcagcaacaacatccaCGAGATCCTTCTGAGGATCCAAATTACGAGGCAGTGACGCCACCGCCTCCCCCAGCTGcacaaccagtaatgcctgatccgccaaggcggaGAAGATCAAACGCAAGAATATCTACCCGTGAAAGGGATTTCCgctttagcacccctcgacactcgaGTGGTAGCCATTATCCATCCCTACCGGAGGAAGGGTCTTCAAGCCCAGCACAAGAGGCAAACTCGGCACCAGTTGGGCATAATTCGCCGCAATTTGGGGACGACCGCCCGTTACCTCCATACGCAACAAACTATAATCCGTATGAGCCGTCAACACAAGCGCACTACAATTACAACTACGAGCGCGACCCCTACGTGGTAGCGGCCAGGTATGACGCCCGCTACCCAGACAGAGCTCAAGGACCTCCAAGAGtgccagattactcagctcatgggtatcccgCGCCACCAAGACCTCCAGCTCCTCAagcacaaccacgattctctccccCTGAGCAAGAGGAGATACTCCAGCGATTAGACCGCGTGGAAAGAGAGTTTGAGGAAGAAAAGAAGAGCCATCGAGGCTTCCTAAAAGGCTTGGCAAGCCTATTGAAGGGCAAGAAGAAAAAGCGAGACCACTAG